Within the bacterium genome, the region GAGGCCCTGGGCCAGGTGCGGCCCGGGGACGGCCTGGATTTCCGGCTGACCGTGTTCGGGGACGGCATCGCCTACACCGGTCTGTTGCTGCGCGCCATCGACGAAGTGGGTCAGAAGTTCGGCCTGGGGCGAGACCATTTGCGCGGCGCCGGCCACTTCCACCGCCTGCAGGTCGTGGACGAGGACACGGGGGAGCCCATCACCGACGGGTACAAGCTGCCTGAGCGGGTGCAGGCCCGGCCGCTGCGGGAACGCCTGCGCCGCCTGGAGCCGACTCCCTGGCGGCGCCTCCTGCTGACCACTCCCCTGCAGATGAAGCTGGGCGGGCGCCTCTGGACGGATCCCGGCCAGATCCCGCCGCTGAAGGATTGGATCGAGTCCATCCAGCGCCGCCTCTATCTGCTCTGCTGGCACCTCGTGCCGGGCTTCGCCCTGGCGCCGCCCGCCGCCGTGCCGCCGGCGGGGCGCCTGCTCGCCTCCGACCTGCGCTGGCAGGAGTTGAACCGCTACTCCCATCGCGACGAGCAGTTGAAACCCCTCTCCGGCATGACGGGCTGGATCCTCTACCACGTGGACGGGACGGCGCTGGACGAGCTGCTCGCCGCCGCCGAGTGGCTGGGTGTGGGACGCCAGACAGTGATGGGTCTGGGGGAAGTCCAGATCCTGGACCGCTGACAGGCCGCTGCCGCCCCCACTCCCCCGCTGGAAACATGGCCAGTTGCCGCCTGCCCCGGGCCTGTCCGCGCGCCGTTCACATCTCCCTCGCTGATCCGGCGACGCCCATGGCGCACCCCGTAGACTCACCGACGTGGCAGTCCATTGAAAGGGACGGGATCCAGCCCCTTGGTTGTTCGCAAGGGAGCGACACACAAGAGGAGGATCCCATGAAGACGCAGCGCGTGTTGGTGCTGGTGGACGAGGCCAATCTGACCTGCACGGTGAGGGGCTTCGACCGCTGGGTGGACTGGAAGCGGTTGAGGGACTACCTGGCCTGCGCCGAGGAGGGCCGGCAGCTGTTGGAGATGGCCGTCTATGTGGGCATGCCGCCCACCCACCCCGACTTCAACGAGGTCGAGGACAAGAAGGACCGCTTCGTCTACTGGCTGGAGACCAACGGCTTCCTGGTGGTGACCCGGGAGGGCGTGCCGGCGCCGGCCAACGGCAACGGTGCGCGCGGACCGGGCTACAAGGCCAACGTGGATGTGCTGATGGCCATGGACGCCGTGTCCCTGGCGGCGGAGATGCGCCCCGACGTGGTGGTCCTCGTCACCGGCGACGCCGACTTCGCCCCCCTGGCGCGCCACCTGCGGCGCAAAGGCATCCGCGTGGAGGCGGCGGGCATCGAGGGCAGCATGTCCCGCGCCCTGCGCAGCGCCTGCAACGACTTCATCGACTTGGCGGAACTCCTCGCCGAGTTCCCGGGGGTCAATGGGCAGGAGGCGCCGGCGCTGGGCACCGCCGGCGGCCTCTTCGCCTGAGGCCGGCAACCTGCCCAGCACCCACGGGCATGCGCCGCCTTTGCCCCCTGGCCTTTCGGGTCAGGGGGCGGTCGTGCTCGGCTCTGGAGTCAGGGCCCCCAAGAGGCGGATGCTCTCGCCCTGGTGCAGAGGCGTACCGCCAAGACCCTGAGACGACATCTGGTCAAGAGTCTGCCGCACGGCCTCGCTGGGTGCGACACCCCGCGATAGCCGGTAGAAAAGCGTTTCAAGCAGCTGCTTTCGCAACGGGCCACTGGCGCCCACGCGGCGGCGATAGGCCAGCACGATGCGGGCGCCGCCCAGCAGCGCCGCCATGGCCGGACCCAGGTCGTTCTCCGTGCAAGGATCCTGGACGGAACCGCTGTGGCAGCAATCCAACACGACCAGGCGGCAACCGGCGGCCTGTGCGAACAAGTCGCCCACATCCAGGCCCGCATCGGCTTGGTTGTGCTTGATCATGGAGCGATGGGGCTGCTGCGGATGGCTTTCCCCGTGGCCGGAGAGCAGCCAGATACCCGCCTGGCTGGGTTTCCGGAAGAACCGTGTGACGGCTTCCACTGACGCGAAATCGGCGGGAGGACCCGTTCGCCGGGACGGCGGCTCGACGCTCGATGAAAGCGGGCGGAAGAGCCAGTTCAGGTTGGGGCACTCCAGGATCAGGAGGCGCCCGCCCCACAACCCGTCCCCGTGGGGCAGGGCGTGCCAGGCGATGTCCTCGGCCTGGCCATCTGCGATGACGTGGATGGTTTCACCTGCGGGATAGCCTTCGAACATGAGTTGCCCCAGTCGCCCGCGGGAAGACAGGGATGAATCGTTGATCCAGTCCGCCGCCAGGGTGCGATGCTCCAATGCGCCACCGCCCGGCGCCGTGCGGATCAGGTGCCACTCCCGCTCCCCCTGGATGAGGCGGACGAAGGCCGGACATCCCGCCGCGAGGACGGAGTACTCCGGCAGGCGGGGCGGCTCCTGGACATGGACGGTCCCCTGATCCAGCTCCCGCTCCGGCTGGGACCCCAGCAGAATGGCCAGCAGCTGCTCCTGCAGGTGGGGCTTGGCCACCAGGTCCAGCACGTGCCGGTTGCAGGGGTGCTCGGCCTCGGTCAGGGCATGGTGCAGGCGCTGTTCGGGCGCTTGGCGGCGTGGAGCCAGACCGGGTGACAGCCACAGGTCGGCATGGCGCTGATAGAGGGGCCGGGCGTGTTCATAGAGACCGCGATCCAGCCAATCCAGCCAGTCCAGCTGATCCGTGCCCAGGCCGTCCACCTGGTGCAGCCTCCGCATCAGGCGGTCCAAGCCGCGCCGCTCCCAATCGAGCCTGCGCAATCCCCGTCTGACGGCCAGGCGCTTGATAGCCGCCACGTGAAGCAATCCCGGGGCATGCAAGGGTCGGTTTGACAAGGCAAGAGCGAGGGCCTCCTCCTCCGGCATGGGCAGCAACCCGGGCCGATCTCCATCCCACGCCAGTTGCAGGCGGCAGCGCATGAAGAAAGCCCGGTGGAAGAGAGGCAGGCGGGCCTCCGCGGCGGGGCCGGGCAAGCAGCGCGCCAGGTCGCCCCAACGTGCATTCCTCTGCAGCAGGTCGCAGGTCTTGCGGACCTGTTCCAGACGGAAGCCGGGCGCCAAGCGCCGCCCAAGACGCAAGGCCAGGCGCAGCGCATCTTCGGCCGTGGGCGCCGTCGTGGAGGAAGCCAGTTCGCCACGCGGATCGTTGACCCGGATGTCGGCGACCAGGCTGAGAACCTGGGCGCGCAGGGCCGTCGGCAAGCCCTCTTCCGCCAACAGGTCTTCCAAGCCATGCATCGCTTCGCTGTGCTGATAGCGGAAAGATTGCTGGCGGGCCTGCTCCAGCTTCAACAGCCACAACCACGTGGACCGACGGTCGCCTTCGCCCGGCTGGGCGGCGGCCGCCAGAAGATCCCGCCCGGTTTGGAGCAGGTGTTCGGCGGCCCGGTGCCGGCGGCAGGTGGATTGGATGCGGGCGGCCCAGTAGGCTTCCAGGGCATGGCGGGGTGCGCTCGATTCCAGGCGGCGGCGGGCCTCCTGCGGCCGGCCGTCCATGAGCAGGCGGATGGCGGGCAACCACGGGTGGCCGCCGGGGGGGGGGCCTTGCCGGCTGGGTTCCACCCGGCGCAAGGCCAGGGCTTCCAGAACGTGCACGTGATCAGTGGACAGGGGGCAGCCCACCAATGGTTTGCCTGATGGCTTGATCATCCCCAGACAGCACGGCGTGCACGGCCCGGAGCCAGGGATCGCGGCTGGCCTCCATCTCCGCCAGGTGTTCCTGGGGGGAAAGGAACTCCGGACCGGCCGCCCGCCTCGCCTCGTCCGCCTGCTCCGCCAGATGCTGGCCCAAGACGATCAACTTGGCCTGTTTTGACTGTCGCAAATCGTCCGGTACTCGTTCCACCAAGCCGAAGAACTTGTCGTGCAGGGCCATGTCCAGTGTCCGCGCCAGGGGCGCCATGCGCAGGCTCGTCTGCACCAGGCGCAGGTTGCGCACATCCCGCGTGCTGGGCAAGCCCGTCGCCGGATCCAGGGGAATGGGCCATCCGCTGTCCCAGGCCAGGGTCGGCGGGAAGTCCTCCGCCTTTGGGCGGTCCGCCAGGGCCAGCACGCCCTTCCAAAACGCGCCAAGCAGTGGCAGGGCCGCCGGGGTCAGCTCGCCATCCAGTTCGGCCAGGTCACCGGCCAGGACGCTTTGGAAGTTGCTGAACTGGAGCAGCACGGGTTCCAGGTCGACCGGGACAAAGGGCGCCCACAGCACCAGGTCGCTGTCCACCAGTTGATGGGCGCTGCCATCCGCCAGCGGCACCACGGTGACGGCCTCCAGACCGCAGGGCAGTTCCTCGGGACCGGTCAACACCAGCAGGCGGGGCACCAGGCTGTTGGCGCCATCCGCATCCCGGGGGATCCAGATTCCGCCCGGTTTGATGGTTTGGGAAGTGGTCGTCACGGGTTGATCCTCATCAGTCAAGAGACGTGTGCCGGGGAACATCGATGGGTTGCCGACGGGCGCAGGCGAGCAGGCTCTCATACATCTTGCGCTGGTCATCTTGCATACTGAGCACTCGGCACAAGTCATTCAAAGCCGGCTGGATATGCCGTCTCCATTGCTCATCCAGCGCCCGCCAGCTGACTCCGAACTCGGGAGCAACCGACTTCATGATGGT harbors:
- the cas6 gene encoding CRISPR system precrRNA processing endoribonuclease RAMP protein Cas6, producing MTQTDLPNTDSATWSDLTTLPVFSCRVRLRFRTAGQLPPFKASTVRGALGHALKGLVCEQRGRPTCEGCPLEPACSYPWLFEGRSPRPNPWYQQSNASPPLRVQVPDEALGQVRPGDGLDFRLTVFGDGIAYTGLLLRAIDEVGQKFGLGRDHLRGAGHFHRLQVVDEDTGEPITDGYKLPERVQARPLRERLRRLEPTPWRRLLLTTPLQMKLGGRLWTDPGQIPPLKDWIESIQRRLYLLCWHLVPGFALAPPAAVPPAGRLLASDLRWQELNRYSHRDEQLKPLSGMTGWILYHVDGTALDELLAAAEWLGVGRQTVMGLGEVQILDR
- a CDS encoding NYN domain-containing protein — protein: MKTQRVLVLVDEANLTCTVRGFDRWVDWKRLRDYLACAEEGRQLLEMAVYVGMPPTHPDFNEVEDKKDRFVYWLETNGFLVVTREGVPAPANGNGARGPGYKANVDVLMAMDAVSLAAEMRPDVVVLVTGDADFAPLARHLRRKGIRVEAAGIEGSMSRALRSACNDFIDLAELLAEFPGVNGQEAPALGTAGGLFA
- a CDS encoding CHAT domain-containing protein encodes the protein MHVLEALALRRVEPSRQGPPPGGHPWLPAIRLLMDGRPQEARRRLESSAPRHALEAYWAARIQSTCRRHRAAEHLLQTGRDLLAAAAQPGEGDRRSTWLWLLKLEQARQQSFRYQHSEAMHGLEDLLAEEGLPTALRAQVLSLVADIRVNDPRGELASSTTAPTAEDALRLALRLGRRLAPGFRLEQVRKTCDLLQRNARWGDLARCLPGPAAEARLPLFHRAFFMRCRLQLAWDGDRPGLLPMPEEEALALALSNRPLHAPGLLHVAAIKRLAVRRGLRRLDWERRGLDRLMRRLHQVDGLGTDQLDWLDWLDRGLYEHARPLYQRHADLWLSPGLAPRRQAPEQRLHHALTEAEHPCNRHVLDLVAKPHLQEQLLAILLGSQPERELDQGTVHVQEPPRLPEYSVLAAGCPAFVRLIQGEREWHLIRTAPGGGALEHRTLAADWINDSSLSSRGRLGQLMFEGYPAGETIHVIADGQAEDIAWHALPHGDGLWGGRLLILECPNLNWLFRPLSSSVEPPSRRTGPPADFASVEAVTRFFRKPSQAGIWLLSGHGESHPQQPHRSMIKHNQADAGLDVGDLFAQAAGCRLVVLDCCHSGSVQDPCTENDLGPAMAALLGGARIVLAYRRRVGASGPLRKQLLETLFYRLSRGVAPSEAVRQTLDQMSSQGLGGTPLHQGESIRLLGALTPEPSTTAP